The DNA window CAGCCGATCGCCGATGACGGTTCGGAGGGAGCATCGGAGAGCCGGGAGCGGGTGACGTCAACGGCGATGGGTACGACGACCTCGTCCTGCCTCGGTCCTTGGGCACCCGGTCCGAGGTGCTGCTGTTCCTCGGCGGTTCCGGTGGCTTGCCCCAGCAACGGTCTCAGCGGCTGGCGGGTAGCGGAGGAAGCTCCGCGTTGGGCGACCTGGACAACGACGGATTTGACGACGTGGCGTTCGGCGACATCAGCGTCGAGATCAATGGTCAGGAGCAGGCCGGTCAGGTGAAGATCTGGTACGGCTCGAAGACCGGCCTCAACGCGACCCGTGGGATGACCAAGATCACCCAGGCCAGTGCCCGCATCCCCGACGACCCGGAGGAGCTGGACTACTTCGGGTTCGACGTCGCCATCGGTGACGTGAACGGCAACGGGCGGGCCGAGCTCGCCATCGGCATCACCGGCGAGGTCGTGGCGTCGAAGCGGGAAGCCGGCATGGTCGTCGTCATCTACGGCGACGCGAAGGGCATCGTGACCTCGACCGCCCGGATCGAGACGTTCACGCAGAACTCGTCCGGAGTCCAGGACGACCCGGAGACGCACGACTTCTTCGGCGGCAGCCTCGCGTTCCGGGACTTCGACGGAGACGGACGGAACGAGCTCCAGATTGGCGCGCTCTTCGAGAACGCGCTGCAGGGCTCCGTGACGATCCTCGATGGGACCACCGACGGGCTGTCGGGGCAGTTCTCGCAGACCTACACGGCGAAGAACACCGGCATCGGCGACCAGCCAGCGCGCTACGGCCTGGCGCTCGACAGGTAGCCAGCCTCGAGCCTTCGTCTGGCGGTGGGTTCGACCGGCCCGCCCCACCCCGCCCTGGGGCAAATGATCATGTTTACATGATCATTTGCCGCTTTACGTGGGGTGGACGCCAGGTAGAGGGGTCACTGGCCGGGTAAGGCGACCACGACGCTTCACCCACGGAGTGCCTAAGCGGGCGGGTCGAAACGGCCGTCGATGGCGGTCCAGCCGCCGTCGACGGTCAGGACCGAGCCGGTCACGTACGAGGCTGCGTCGGAGGCCAGGAAGACCACGGCGCCGGCGATCTCGGAGGGGGTTGCCCAGCGGGCCAGGGCGCTCTTGTTGGCGTACGCGGCGTACCACTCCGGCTGCTGCTTGATCTGCGCTGTCAGCGGCGTCTCGACCACGCCCGGGGCGATGGCGTTGGCACGGACGCCAGCGGGGCCGAACTCCGCCGCGGCCGTCCGCAGCAGCTGGATCAGGCCCGCCTTCGTCGCCGCGTAGACGCCCTGGCCGGGCTCGACCGTCTGGCCGCGGATCGAGGAGAAGCCGATGATGCTGCCCCGACCGCGGTCGACCATCCCGCGCCCGAACGCTCGCACCAGCTCGAAGGAGGCGCGCAAGTTCAGGTTGAGGACGCGGTCGTACTCCTCGACCGTGTAGTCCAGCAGCCGCTTGCGTACGTTCACCGCCGCCGTGAACACCAGCACGTCCACGTCGCCCAGAGCGGCAGCGGAGGCCAGGACAGCAGCGCTGTCGAGGACGTCCAGGACGTACGAGGACGCCGACCCGCCGCAGGCCTCCGCCGTCGCCGCGGCGGTGTCGCCGTCGCGGTCCGCGCACACCACCGAGGCGCCGTGCGCGGCCAACGCGAGAGCGGCCTCCCGGCCGATGCCGCTGCCGGCACCGACCACCACCGCACGACGACCGTCGAGCCGGAACAACTGCGAGTAGTCCATGGGTCAGCCCCCTAGAAAGAGTCGAGCGGTCTCGGCGAAAACCCTTGTGCAGTTGACGATCTCGTCCACCTCGACGAACTCGTCGGCCTGGTGCGCGATCCACTTGCCGCCCGGTCCGTACACGATCGTCACCATCCCCGCATCGCGCGTCAGGATCGTCCCGTCCGTCGCGCCCGGCACGCCGCCGTACTCCGCGGGCGTGCCATAGACAGACGAGTGCGCGGCGGCGAGCGCGCCTACCAACGGATGCGACGACGGCGTGTCCACCGGCGGCCGGTCGTCGACCACCGACACCGACGAACGCACACCCTCCGGCGCACCAGCCGACGCGGCCAGCGACTCGACCAGCGAGACCACCGAGGCATGCGAGACCCCGGGAATGGTCCGTACGTCCACGCACACCGTGCAGTGCGACGGGATCACGTTGATCTGCTCGACCGACCCGGCAGCCAGCACAGTCGGTGTCAGATACACCTCGCCCAGATGCTCGTGCGAAGGATGCGCCTTCTGCAGCTCGGCCTGCAGGTCGGCGAGCGACCCCAACAGCCGGCCGGCGGCGAGGATCGGGTTCCGCCCGTGCTGCGGCATCGCCCCGTGCGCCATCGCCCCGGCGAACGAGACGCGCAGCCGGATCGCGCCCTTCGCGACCAGGCAGATCTCGCCCGCCTCGGGTTCGGCGATGACCGCGCCGTCCACCTCGCGCGCCAACGGCGAAGAGGCGAACGCCTTCGCGCCGAGCATCATGCCTTCCTCGTCCACCAGTGCGCACACGACGATCCGTCCGGGGAACGGCCCCGCCAGCTGGAGGGCCCGAACGGCGTACAAGCAGGCCGCCAGCCCCGACTTCATGTCCGCCGACCCACGACCAAAGAGGCGCCCGTCCACGATCGACCCGCCAAAAGGATCGACGGTCCAGTCCGAAAGATCCCCCTCGGTCACGACGTCCGTATGGCCTTCGAACAACAAAGTCGCTCCCGGACCCCCGCCACCTGGCACAACGGCCACGACGTTCGGCCGACCCGGTGCGACTTCCGTCACGACCGGCGACCATCCGAACGACCGCATCTTCTCGACCACGGCCGCGGCGGCCGCGGACTCCGCCGAGCCGGCGGCGGGGTCGTGCACGCTCCGGATCCGCACCAGCTCCTGGGTGAACGCGACGACGCCCTCGGCGTCCACGGCGACAGTCACCGAACTCCCTTCGAGGCAAGGGCCTTCTCGAGCGTCGGTACGGCAGCCAGCAGCTCCCGCGTGTACGGGTGCTGCGGCTCGGTGTACACCTGCTCGGTCGGCCCGAGCTCCACCAGCTCGCCGTCGTGCAACACCGCGACCATGTCGCACACCTGCCGCACGACGGTGAGGTCGTGCGACACGAACACCATCGTCAGGTCGTACTCGTCGACCAACCGTGCCAGCAGCTCCAGGATCTGCGCGCGGATCGGCGCGTCCAGGGCCGACACCGGCTCGTCCGCGACCAGCACGCGCGGCCGCGGCGCCAGCGCCCGCGCGATCGAGATCCGCTGCCGCTGCCCACCGGAGAACTGGTGCGGATACCGATCCGCCGAGTCCGTGGGCAGCCCGACCGCCGTCAACAGCTCGGCCACGCGGGCGTCGACGTCGCGTTCGGTGGTGCGCTGCAGGGACACGAGCGGTTCCGCCACGATGTCCCGCACGCGCATCCGCGGGTCCAACGAGCCGGCCGGGTCCTGGAACACCATCTGCAGGTCCTCGCGCAGGAACCGCAGCCGCCGCTCCGGCAGTGCCTCTATTCGCCTGCCAGCAAACCGAATCGAGCCAACGGAAGGCTTGTCCAATCCAGCGATCAGGCGCACGAGTGTCGACTTGCCCGACCCCGACTCGCCGACCACCCCGAACCGCTGCCCGGCCGCGATCGACATGCGTACGTCGCGCAACGCCCGCACCTCTGGGCGCGGGCCGAACAGGCTCCGGCGCGGGCGCCGGTACGTACGGCTCACCCCGGACAGGTCGACGATTGGGTCGACCGCATTGTGCGACGACGAGGTCGGACGCCCGAACGTCGCCGCGTCGAGCAACAGCCGCGTGTACGGGTGCTCCGGCGTCGTGAACACCGAGGCCACCGGACCCGACTCGACGATCGCGCCGTCCTTCATCACCAGCACGCGTTCGCACACGGTCGCGACCACCGGCAGATCGTGCGTGATGAACAGCACCGACGTGTCCAGGTCCGCGGTCGCCTCGACGACCAGCTCCAGGATCTTGGCCTGCACGGTCACGTCGAGAGCGCTCGTCGGCTCGTCGCAGATCAGCACCAGCGGGTCGTTCGCCAACGCCATCGCGATCATCACGCGCTGCCGCTGCCCGCCGGACAATTGGTGCGGGTACGCGCGGACCGCTCCCGCCGGGTCCGGCAACCGCACCTGCGTCAGCAACTCGACCGCACGCGCGGCGGCCGCCTGCCGCGACGCGCCGTGGATCCGCAGCACCTCGGCGAGCTGGTCGCCGA is part of the Tenggerimyces flavus genome and encodes:
- a CDS encoding FG-GAP repeat protein → MAFGDISVEINGQEQAGQVKIWYGSKTGLNATRGMTKITQASARIPDDPEELDYFGFDVAIGDVNGNGRAELAIGITGEVVASKREAGMVVVIYGDAKGIVTSTARIETFTQNSSGVQDDPETHDFFGGSLAFRDFDGDGRNELQIGALFENALQGSVTILDGTTDGLSGQFSQTYTAKNTGIGDQPARYGLALDR
- a CDS encoding SDR family NAD(P)-dependent oxidoreductase, with protein sequence MDYSQLFRLDGRRAVVVGAGSGIGREAALALAAHGASVVCADRDGDTAAATAEACGGSASSYVLDVLDSAAVLASAAALGDVDVLVFTAAVNVRKRLLDYTVEEYDRVLNLNLRASFELVRAFGRGMVDRGRGSIIGFSSIRGQTVEPGQGVYAATKAGLIQLLRTAAAEFGPAGVRANAIAPGVVETPLTAQIKQQPEWYAAYANKSALARWATPSEIAGAVVFLASDAASYVTGSVLTVDGGWTAIDGRFDPPA
- a CDS encoding M20 family metallopeptidase, with the translated sequence MTVAVDAEGVVAFTQELVRIRSVHDPAAGSAESAAAAAVVEKMRSFGWSPVVTEVAPGRPNVVAVVPGGGGPGATLLFEGHTDVVTEGDLSDWTVDPFGGSIVDGRLFGRGSADMKSGLAACLYAVRALQLAGPFPGRIVVCALVDEEGMMLGAKAFASSPLAREVDGAVIAEPEAGEICLVAKGAIRLRVSFAGAMAHGAMPQHGRNPILAAGRLLGSLADLQAELQKAHPSHEHLGEVYLTPTVLAAGSVEQINVIPSHCTVCVDVRTIPGVSHASVVSLVESLAASAGAPEGVRSSVSVVDDRPPVDTPSSHPLVGALAAAHSSVYGTPAEYGGVPGATDGTILTRDAGMVTIVYGPGGKWIAHQADEFVEVDEIVNCTRVFAETARLFLGG
- a CDS encoding dipeptide ABC transporter ATP-binding protein; this encodes MSVLSVSGLSVHAGSSALVDDVSFALEPGERVGLIGESGSGKSMTALAVMGLLPEGLRASGSVGLAGESANLLTLRERQLSALRGSRLGMVFQEPMSALNPTMRVGDQLAEVLRIHGASRQAAAARAVELLTQVRLPDPAGAVRAYPHQLSGGQRQRVMIAMALANDPLVLICDEPTSALDVTVQAKILELVVEATADLDTSVLFITHDLPVVATVCERVLVMKDGAIVESGPVASVFTTPEHPYTRLLLDAATFGRPTSSSHNAVDPIVDLSGVSRTYRRPRRSLFGPRPEVRALRDVRMSIAAGQRFGVVGESGSGKSTLVRLIAGLDKPSVGSIRFAGRRIEALPERRLRFLREDLQMVFQDPAGSLDPRMRVRDIVAEPLVSLQRTTERDVDARVAELLTAVGLPTDSADRYPHQFSGGQRQRISIARALAPRPRVLVADEPVSALDAPIRAQILELLARLVDEYDLTMVFVSHDLTVVRQVCDMVAVLHDGELVELGPTEQVYTEPQHPYTRELLAAVPTLEKALASKGVR